In Pseudomonas rhizosphaerae, one DNA window encodes the following:
- a CDS encoding YgfZ/GcvT domain-containing protein: MSDTAMFCNLTHEGVLAVRGSDASKFLQGQLTCNLNYLDEHTASLGARCTQKGRMQSSFRILLQGDGCVLAMARGLLEAQLADLKKYAVFSKSKLTDESDAWVRFGVQHGDGALAALGLQLPLETDAVVRHGALIAVRVSPARAELWAPAEQAENLAARLAEQLAQGSLDDWLLGQIRAGIGQVLEPTRELFIPQMLNLQAVGGVSFKKGCYTGQEIVARMQYLGKLKRRLYHVRLSGSTRPEPGTALFSPVHGSAIGEIALAAPTAEGYEALAVLQDNAVEDGRIHLGSLEGPSLELLTLPYTLDRDREIQR; the protein is encoded by the coding sequence ATGTCCGATACCGCCATGTTCTGCAATCTGACCCACGAGGGCGTCCTGGCCGTTCGCGGCTCGGACGCCAGCAAGTTTCTGCAGGGCCAGCTCACCTGCAACCTCAACTACCTGGACGAGCACACTGCCAGCCTCGGCGCGCGCTGCACGCAGAAAGGCCGCATGCAGTCCAGCTTTCGCATCCTGTTGCAGGGCGATGGCTGCGTCCTGGCCATGGCCCGCGGCCTGCTCGAAGCGCAACTGGCGGACCTGAAGAAATACGCGGTGTTCTCCAAGTCCAAGCTGACCGACGAAAGCGATGCCTGGGTGCGCTTCGGCGTGCAGCACGGCGACGGCGCGCTGGCCGCCCTGGGCTTGCAACTCCCTCTGGAAACCGATGCCGTGGTGCGCCATGGCGCACTGATCGCCGTGCGCGTATCGCCGGCTCGCGCCGAACTGTGGGCGCCCGCCGAGCAGGCCGAGAACCTTGCCGCCCGGCTGGCCGAACAGTTGGCCCAGGGCTCGCTCGACGACTGGCTGCTGGGGCAGATACGCGCCGGTATCGGCCAGGTGCTGGAACCGACCCGCGAGTTATTCATCCCGCAGATGCTCAACCTGCAGGCCGTAGGCGGTGTGAGTTTCAAGAAGGGTTGCTACACCGGCCAGGAAATCGTCGCGCGCATGCAGTACCTGGGCAAGCTCAAGCGCCGCCTCTACCACGTCCGGCTGTCCGGCTCGACGCGGCCCGAGCCAGGCACTGCTCTATTCTCGCCAGTGCACGGCAGCGCCATCGGCGAGATTGCCCTGGCCGCGCCAACGGCCGAGGGTTACGAGGCACTGGCAGTGTTGCAGGACAACGCCGTGGAGGATGGCCGCATTCATCTGGGCAGTCTCGAAGGTCCGTCGCTGGAACTTCTGACCTTGCCCTATACACTTGATCGAGACCGTGAAATACAGCGATAG
- a CDS encoding HDOD domain-containing protein, with product MNQLADTVQSDLLAAIDRDDLVLPTMPEVALKIREAAEDDNVSVNRLSQVIAQDAALSARLLKVVNSPLLRASFEVTDVRTAINRLGVNYSSNLAIGLVIEQIFHARAPAVQSRMREAWRTSLEVAGMCTELARRFTSLKPDRAALAGLVHQIGVLPILIYAQEHNELLSDPVCLTHVIEHIHPRIGDQILRKWDFPAMLAQVPGQFMDLNRNNAETDYGDLVMIATLLRLPNNSGLPTLIELPAYQRLEIKQSPVLLASDLLHAQKMLS from the coding sequence ATGAACCAGCTGGCAGATACCGTACAAAGCGATTTGCTGGCCGCCATCGACCGTGACGACCTGGTCTTGCCGACCATGCCGGAAGTGGCCCTGAAGATCCGCGAAGCGGCCGAGGACGACAATGTCAGCGTCAATCGTCTCAGCCAGGTCATCGCCCAGGACGCGGCGCTGTCGGCGCGCCTGCTCAAGGTGGTCAATAGCCCGCTGCTGCGGGCCAGTTTCGAAGTCACGGACGTGCGCACGGCAATCAACCGGTTGGGTGTGAACTACAGCAGCAACCTGGCCATCGGCCTGGTCATCGAGCAGATTTTCCATGCCCGCGCGCCGGCCGTGCAGAGCCGCATGCGCGAGGCCTGGCGAACCAGCCTGGAAGTGGCCGGCATGTGCACCGAACTGGCCCGCCGCTTCACCTCGCTCAAGCCCGACCGGGCCGCCCTCGCCGGCCTGGTGCACCAGATCGGCGTGCTGCCCATCCTGATCTATGCCCAGGAACACAACGAGTTGCTCTCGGACCCGGTCTGCCTCACCCATGTGATCGAACACATACACCCGCGCATAGGCGACCAGATTCTGCGCAAATGGGACTTCCCGGCGATGCTGGCGCAGGTGCCCGGACAGTTCATGGACCTGAACCGCAACAATGCGGAAACCGATTATGGCGATCTGGTGATGATCGCCACCCTGCTGCGCCTGCCGAACAATTCGGGGCTGCCGACCCTGATCGAGCTCCCTGCGTATCAACGCCTGGAGATCAAGCAGAGCCCGGTGCTGCTGGCCAGTGACCTGCTGCATGCGCAGAAAATGCTGAGCTAG
- a CDS encoding succinate dehydrogenase assembly factor 2 produces the protein MVENVELNRLYWHSRRGMLELDVLLVPFVKEVYPHLNQVDRDLYVRLLECEDQDMFGWFMERNESQDPELQRMVRMILDRVQPK, from the coding sequence ATGGTCGAAAACGTTGAACTCAACCGGCTTTACTGGCACAGCCGCCGCGGCATGCTGGAGCTGGACGTGTTGCTGGTGCCGTTCGTCAAGGAAGTCTATCCCCACTTGAATCAGGTGGATCGCGACCTCTACGTACGCCTGCTCGAATGTGAAGATCAGGACATGTTCGGCTGGTTCATGGAGCGCAACGAGTCCCAGGATCCCGAGTTGCAGCGCATGGTCCGGATGATCCTGGACCGTGTCCAGCCCAAGTAA
- the rpoE gene encoding RNA polymerase sigma factor RpoE codes for MLTQEEDQQLVERVQRGDRRAFDLLVLKYQHKILGLIVRFVHDTHEAQDVAQEAFIKAYRALGNFRGDSAFYTWLYRIAINTAKNYLVSRGRRPPDSDVSSEDAEFYDGDHGLKDLESPERSLLRDEIEGTVHRTIQQLPEDLRTALTLREFDGLSYEDIASVMQCPVGTVRSRIFRAREAIDKALQPLLQES; via the coding sequence ATGCTAACCCAGGAAGAGGATCAGCAGCTGGTCGAGCGTGTACAACGCGGTGATCGGCGAGCTTTCGATCTGTTGGTGCTGAAATACCAGCACAAGATTCTCGGGTTGATCGTGCGATTCGTGCACGACACCCATGAAGCCCAGGACGTCGCGCAGGAGGCTTTCATCAAGGCCTACCGCGCATTGGGTAATTTCCGCGGTGACAGTGCGTTCTACACGTGGCTGTATCGCATCGCCATCAACACGGCGAAGAACTATCTGGTGTCCCGCGGACGCAGGCCACCGGACAGCGACGTAAGTTCCGAAGACGCGGAGTTCTATGACGGCGATCATGGCCTCAAGGACCTCGAGTCCCCGGAACGTTCTTTGCTGCGCGATGAGATCGAGGGCACCGTCCATCGAACCATCCAGCAGCTGCCCGAAGACCTGCGCACGGCGTTGACGCTGCGCGAGTTCGACGGTTTGAGTTACGAAGACATTGCCAGTGTCATGCAGTGTCCGGTGGGGACCGTACGGTCGCGGATTTTCCGTGCCCGGGAAGCCATCGACAAAGCCCTGCAGCCGTTGTTGCAGGAATCCTGA
- a CDS encoding sigma-E factor negative regulatory protein, with the protein MSREALQESLSAVMDNEADELELRRVLTALDDVETRATWARYQLARAVMHKDLLDPRLDLSAAVSAAIAEDVAPAPAARGPWRSLGRLAVAASVTVAVLAGVRLYNQDDITGSELAQQQPAQQAPSTPMVQGPAVLAGYTPDSSDAPGPMASGVLKGEEGLNDQRLPGYLRQHSQEAAAKGADSALPSARSASMENR; encoded by the coding sequence ATGAGTCGTGAAGCCCTGCAGGAATCGCTGTCCGCAGTGATGGATAACGAAGCGGACGAATTGGAACTGCGTCGGGTACTGACCGCGTTGGACGATGTTGAAACCCGTGCCACTTGGGCACGCTACCAACTCGCCCGCGCTGTCATGCACAAGGATCTGCTGGATCCGCGTCTGGATCTGTCGGCTGCAGTCTCGGCAGCGATTGCCGAAGACGTGGCCCCGGCACCGGCTGCTCGCGGCCCGTGGCGCAGCCTCGGTCGTTTGGCCGTTGCGGCCTCGGTGACCGTTGCCGTGCTGGCAGGTGTTCGCCTGTACAACCAGGACGACATCACCGGTTCCGAGCTCGCTCAGCAACAGCCTGCGCAGCAGGCGCCGTCGACGCCGATGGTGCAAGGTCCAGCAGTGCTGGCTGGTTACACGCCTGACAGCTCCGACGCACCCGGCCCGATGGCCAGTGGTGTGCTCAAGGGCGAGGAAGGTTTGAACGACCAGCGTCTGCCGGGCTACCTGCGTCAGCATTCGCAAGAAGCTGCTGCCAAGGGTGCTGACAGTGCCCTGCCATCCGCTCGCTCCGCGAGCATGGAAAACCGTTAA
- a CDS encoding sensor histidine kinase, which produces MRDVSSLRWRLLWNLAMLMVFLMLASGMSAYWNGREAADTAYDRTLLASARTIAAGLSQRDGTLSADVPYVALDTFAYDSAGRIYYQVNDIDHKLISGYENLPAPPKGTPRTDDYPALATFYSGRYLGQDVRVVSLLKAVSEPNMIGMAEIRVAETEEARVSMARSLMADTLLRLGMLGIGALLLVWITVSAALRPLERLRDEVEERQPDDLRPLPLVEVQRELWPLVQALNHFTERLRVQFERQAQFIADAAHELRTPLAALKARVELGLRAEQPEVWRTTLQQAVQGTDKLTHLANQLLSLARVENGARAIAEGGAQRLDLSQLARELGMAMAPLAHGRGVALALEADEPVWLRGEPTLLNELLSNLVDNALAHTPAGGNVILRVQAPGILEVEDDGPGIPADERDRVFERFYRRNMQSAGTGLGLAIVGEICRAHMARISLHDGARGGLKVRVDFAL; this is translated from the coding sequence ATGCGTGACGTCAGCAGCCTGCGTTGGCGGCTGCTGTGGAACCTCGCCATGCTGATGGTCTTCCTCATGCTGGCCAGCGGCATGAGCGCCTACTGGAACGGGCGCGAGGCGGCCGACACGGCCTATGACCGGACGCTGCTGGCCTCGGCCCGGACCATCGCCGCCGGGCTGTCCCAGCGCGACGGCACGCTCAGCGCGGACGTGCCCTACGTGGCACTGGACACCTTCGCCTACGACAGTGCCGGGCGTATCTACTACCAGGTCAACGACATCGACCACAAACTGATCTCCGGCTACGAAAACCTGCCGGCACCGCCCAAGGGCACACCGCGCACGGACGATTATCCAGCGCTGGCCACTTTCTACAGCGGTCGCTACCTGGGGCAGGACGTGCGTGTGGTGAGCCTGCTCAAGGCCGTCAGCGAGCCGAACATGATCGGCATGGCAGAGATTCGCGTGGCCGAAACCGAAGAAGCACGGGTGTCCATGGCCCGCAGCCTGATGGCCGACACCTTGTTGCGTCTGGGCATGTTGGGCATCGGCGCGTTGCTGCTGGTGTGGATCACCGTCAGCGCGGCGCTGCGGCCACTGGAACGGCTGCGCGACGAAGTCGAGGAACGTCAGCCCGATGACCTGCGCCCCCTGCCGCTGGTGGAGGTGCAGCGCGAGCTGTGGCCGCTGGTGCAGGCGCTCAACCATTTCACCGAACGTCTGCGGGTCCAGTTCGAGCGCCAGGCGCAGTTCATCGCCGATGCCGCCCACGAGTTGCGTACGCCGTTGGCGGCGCTCAAGGCGCGTGTTGAGCTGGGTCTGCGGGCCGAACAACCGGAGGTCTGGCGGACCACGCTGCAGCAGGCGGTGCAGGGCACCGACAAGCTCACCCACCTGGCCAATCAATTGCTGTCCCTGGCCAGGGTCGAGAACGGCGCACGGGCCATCGCCGAAGGCGGCGCCCAGCGCCTCGACCTGAGCCAGCTGGCCCGGGAACTGGGCATGGCCATGGCGCCGCTGGCCCATGGCCGCGGCGTGGCCCTGGCGCTGGAGGCCGACGAACCGGTCTGGCTGCGCGGCGAGCCAACCTTGCTCAACGAGTTGCTCAGCAACCTGGTGGACAACGCCCTGGCGCACACCCCGGCCGGCGGCAACGTCATTCTGCGCGTGCAAGCCCCCGGTATCCTCGAAGTCGAGGACGACGGGCCGGGCATTCCAGCCGATGAGCGCGACCGTGTGTTCGAGCGCTTCTATCGGCGCAACATGCAAAGCGCCGGAACCGGACTGGGCCTGGCGATCGTCGGCGAAATCTGTCGCGCACACATGGCGCGGATCAGCCTGCACGACGGCGCCAGGGGCGGTTTGAAGGTGCGGGTCGACTTCGCCCTCTAG
- a CDS encoding protein YgfX, which produces MSSPSNCFECRWQPSRRLLVVYALAQAAAWLANGLMEAPLLVHLAAGMLCIAHGLHVLPRQVLLAHPQAVTGLRRDRSGWSVWTQADGWQAVQLRPDSMALPQVIILRFRRAGQRWVRSACVLPDSLDADTHRRLRLRLKFSRRRWAAAG; this is translated from the coding sequence GTGTCCAGCCCAAGTAACTGCTTCGAGTGCCGCTGGCAGCCGTCTCGGCGGCTGCTGGTGGTCTACGCGCTGGCGCAGGCTGCCGCATGGCTGGCGAACGGTTTGATGGAGGCGCCACTGCTCGTGCATCTTGCAGCCGGGATGCTGTGCATCGCCCATGGGCTTCATGTGCTGCCGCGACAGGTTTTACTGGCCCACCCCCAGGCCGTCACCGGGCTGCGTCGCGATCGCAGCGGCTGGTCGGTCTGGACCCAGGCCGATGGCTGGCAGGCGGTGCAATTGCGTCCGGACAGCATGGCGCTGCCCCAGGTGATCATCCTGCGCTTTCGCCGGGCCGGTCAGCGCTGGGTGCGCAGCGCCTGTGTGTTGCCCGACAGCCTGGATGCAGACACCCATCGACGCCTGCGCCTGCGCCTCAAGTTCAGCCGGCGAAGGTGGGCGGCTGCAGGATAG
- a CDS encoding DegQ family serine endoprotease: protein MLGQIASVQAEALPDFTTLVEQASPAVVNISTTQKLPDRGVAASQMPDLEGLPPMFREFFERNMPRGGPRSPQRGDRQREAQSLGSGFIVSADGYVLTNNHVIADADEIIVRLSDRSELKAKLVGTDPRTDVALLKIDGKNLPTVKLGDSAKLKVGEWVLAIGSPFGFDHSVTKGIVSAKGRTLPNDAYVPFIQTDVAINPGNSGGPLFNMNGEVVGINSQIFTRSGGFMGLSFAIPIDVALDVSDQLKKDGKVSRGWLGVVIQEVNKDLAESFGLDKPAGALVAQVLEDGPAAKGGLQVGDVILSMNGQPIDMSADLPHLVGGLKAGAKASLEVIREGKRRTVDVTVGAMPDDDQDLDAGAKAQTERSSNRLGVSVAELTAEQKKSLELKGGVVIKEVQDGPAALIGLQPGDVITHLNNQAIESSKQFADIAKGLPKNRSVSMRVLRQGRASFITFKLAE from the coding sequence ATGCTGGGCCAGATCGCCAGCGTCCAGGCTGAAGCGCTGCCTGATTTCACGACCCTGGTCGAACAGGCTTCGCCCGCCGTGGTGAACATCAGTACCACGCAGAAACTGCCGGACCGCGGTGTGGCTGCCAGCCAGATGCCGGACCTGGAAGGCCTGCCGCCGATGTTCCGCGAGTTCTTCGAGCGCAACATGCCACGCGGCGGGCCGCGATCTCCGCAACGCGGCGATCGGCAGCGCGAAGCGCAATCGCTGGGTTCGGGTTTCATCGTCTCGGCCGATGGCTACGTGCTGACCAACAACCACGTGATCGCCGACGCGGACGAGATCATCGTGCGTCTGTCCGACCGCAGCGAGCTCAAGGCCAAGCTGGTCGGCACCGATCCGCGGACCGACGTGGCGTTGCTGAAAATCGATGGCAAGAACCTGCCCACAGTGAAGCTGGGTGATTCCGCCAAGCTGAAAGTAGGCGAATGGGTATTGGCCATTGGCTCGCCGTTCGGCTTCGATCATTCGGTTACCAAAGGCATCGTCAGCGCCAAGGGTCGTACGTTGCCCAACGACGCCTACGTGCCGTTCATCCAGACCGACGTGGCCATCAACCCAGGCAACTCGGGCGGCCCGCTGTTCAACATGAACGGCGAGGTCGTGGGTATCAACTCGCAGATCTTCACCCGTTCCGGTGGTTTCATGGGTCTGTCCTTCGCCATTCCGATCGACGTGGCGCTGGATGTTTCGGATCAGCTCAAGAAAGACGGCAAGGTCAGCCGCGGCTGGTTGGGCGTGGTGATTCAGGAGGTCAACAAGGACCTGGCCGAGTCGTTCGGCTTGGACAAGCCGGCCGGCGCGCTGGTCGCACAAGTGCTCGAAGACGGCCCGGCGGCCAAGGGTGGCTTGCAGGTGGGCGATGTGATCCTGAGCATGAATGGCCAGCCGATCGATATGTCGGCGGACCTGCCGCATCTCGTGGGCGGTCTCAAGGCCGGTGCCAAGGCGAGCCTGGAAGTGATCCGTGAAGGCAAGCGTCGCACGGTCGATGTGACCGTCGGTGCGATGCCCGACGACGATCAGGACCTGGACGCCGGTGCCAAGGCGCAGACCGAGCGCAGCAGCAACCGCCTGGGCGTTTCGGTGGCGGAACTGACTGCCGAGCAGAAAAAGTCGCTGGAGCTCAAGGGCGGTGTGGTGATCAAGGAAGTGCAGGACGGTCCGGCGGCACTGATCGGCCTGCAGCCTGGCGATGTCATCACCCACCTGAACAACCAGGCCATCGAGTCGTCGAAGCAATTTGCCGACATCGCCAAGGGCTTGCCGAAGAACCGTTCGGTGTCCATGCGCGTGCTGCGTCAGGGGCGGGCGAGCTTCATTACCTTCAAGCTGGCCGAATAA
- a CDS encoding response regulator, with the protein MRVLLVEDHLQLAESVAQALKATGLTVDVLHDGVAADLALASEEYAAAILDVGLPRLDGFEVLARLRARGKNLPVLMLTARSDVKDRVHGLNLGADDYLAKPFELTELEARVKALLRRTVMGGERQQRCGPLAYDLDTRRFTLGKDLLTLTSREQAVLEALIARPGRVMSKEQLAAQVFGLDEEASADAIEIYVHRLRKKLDKQPIAIVTFRGLGYLLESRDA; encoded by the coding sequence ATGCGTGTCCTGCTTGTAGAAGATCACCTGCAGTTGGCCGAAAGTGTCGCCCAGGCGCTGAAGGCCACCGGCTTGACCGTCGATGTGCTGCACGACGGCGTGGCGGCGGACCTGGCCCTGGCCAGCGAGGAATACGCCGCCGCCATTCTCGACGTCGGCCTGCCCAGGCTCGACGGCTTCGAGGTGCTGGCTCGCCTGCGCGCGCGAGGCAAGAACCTGCCGGTACTGATGCTCACCGCCCGCAGCGACGTCAAGGACCGCGTCCATGGCCTGAACCTGGGCGCCGATGACTATCTGGCCAAACCGTTCGAGCTCACCGAGCTTGAGGCCCGGGTCAAGGCCCTGCTGCGGCGCACCGTGATGGGGGGAGAGCGGCAGCAACGCTGCGGTCCGCTGGCCTACGACCTGGACACGCGCCGCTTCACCCTGGGCAAGGACCTGCTGACCCTGACTTCCCGTGAACAGGCGGTACTCGAAGCGCTGATCGCGCGGCCGGGGCGGGTGATGAGCAAGGAGCAATTGGCAGCCCAGGTGTTCGGCCTGGACGAGGAAGCCAGCGCCGACGCCATCGAGATCTACGTGCACCGCCTGCGCAAGAAGCTCGACAAGCAGCCGATCGCCATCGTCACCTTCCGCGGCCTGGGCTACCTGTTGGAAAGCCGCGATGCGTGA
- the nadB gene encoding L-aspartate oxidase, whose protein sequence is MGKQRQHDVLVIGSGAAGLGLALALPDTLRIAVISKGGLGDGSTPWAQGGVAAVLANTDTVEAHVQDTLDAGAGLCDEEAVRFTVQHSRAAIQWLVELGVPFTREDESDPEHTGFPFHLTREGGHSQRRIIHAADATGAAMFDTLLAQARRRPNIELLEHCAAVDLITERRLGRSEDRCLGAYVLDHRSGEVDTHGARFTVLATGGAAKVYLYTSNPDGACGDGIAMAWRAGCRVANLEFNQFHPTCLYHPQAKSFLITEALRGEGALLTLANGERFMPRFDARAELAPRDIVARAIDHEMKRTGAECVYLDISHKPAEFVRSHFPTVYQRCLEFGIDITRERIPVVPAAHYTCGGVLVDERGCTDVPHLYAIGETSCTGLHGANRMASNSLLECIVYARSAAEHIVAQLDETIAPAPLPRWDASQVTDSDEDVIIAHNWDELRRFMWDYVGIVRTTKRLQRAQHRVRLLLDEIDEFYSNYKVSRDLIELRNLAQVAELMIASAMQRKESRGLHYTLDYPQLLPQARDTILQPPTFAG, encoded by the coding sequence ATGGGCAAGCAACGGCAACACGATGTTCTGGTGATCGGGAGCGGAGCCGCAGGCTTGGGCCTTGCGTTGGCATTGCCCGATACGTTGCGCATCGCGGTCATCAGCAAGGGTGGGCTGGGTGATGGCTCGACGCCCTGGGCCCAGGGTGGTGTTGCCGCCGTACTGGCCAACACCGACACAGTGGAGGCGCACGTCCAGGACACCCTCGACGCAGGCGCCGGCCTGTGCGATGAAGAGGCCGTGCGCTTCACAGTGCAGCACAGCCGCGCGGCGATCCAGTGGCTGGTCGAACTGGGCGTACCCTTTACTCGCGAAGATGAATCGGATCCGGAACACACCGGCTTCCCCTTCCACCTCACCCGCGAAGGCGGACACAGTCAGCGGCGCATCATTCATGCGGCCGATGCCACCGGCGCGGCGATGTTCGACACGCTACTGGCTCAAGCACGCCGACGACCGAACATCGAGCTGCTGGAACACTGTGCCGCTGTCGACCTGATTACCGAACGGCGACTGGGCCGTTCCGAGGATCGCTGCCTGGGCGCCTATGTGCTGGATCACCGCAGCGGCGAGGTGGACACTCACGGGGCGCGCTTCACCGTATTGGCCACCGGCGGCGCCGCCAAGGTCTACCTGTATACCAGCAACCCCGATGGCGCCTGCGGCGATGGCATCGCCATGGCCTGGCGCGCGGGATGTCGCGTGGCCAATCTGGAATTCAACCAGTTCCACCCCACGTGCCTGTACCACCCCCAAGCCAAAAGCTTTCTGATCACCGAAGCGTTGCGCGGTGAAGGCGCCCTGCTCACGCTGGCCAATGGCGAGCGCTTCATGCCGCGCTTCGATGCGCGCGCAGAACTCGCCCCGCGCGATATCGTCGCGCGTGCCATCGACCACGAAATGAAGCGCACGGGCGCCGAATGTGTGTACCTGGACATCAGCCACAAGCCTGCCGAGTTCGTGCGCAGCCATTTCCCCACGGTGTACCAGCGCTGCCTCGAGTTCGGCATCGACATCACCCGCGAGCGAATTCCCGTCGTACCTGCGGCGCACTACACCTGTGGAGGCGTCCTGGTGGACGAGCGCGGTTGCACCGACGTGCCCCACTTGTACGCCATCGGCGAGACCAGCTGCACCGGCCTGCACGGCGCCAATCGCATGGCCAGCAATTCGTTGCTCGAATGCATCGTCTATGCGCGGTCAGCTGCCGAGCACATCGTTGCGCAGCTGGACGAGACCATAGCGCCTGCGCCGTTGCCGCGATGGGATGCGAGCCAGGTGACCGACTCGGACGAAGACGTGATCATCGCCCACAACTGGGATGAGCTGCGCCGCTTCATGTGGGACTACGTAGGCATCGTGCGCACCACGAAACGCTTGCAGCGGGCGCAACACCGAGTGCGCCTGCTGCTCGACGAGATCGACGAGTTCTACAGCAACTACAAAGTCAGCCGCGACTTGATCGAACTGCGCAACCTGGCCCAAGTGGCCGAGCTGATGATCGCGTCGGCCATGCAGCGCAAGGAAAGTCGCGGCCTGCACTACACGCTGGACTACCCGCAGCTGCTGCCACAGGCGCGAGACACTATCCTGCAGCCGCCCACCTTCGCCGGCTGA
- a CDS encoding MucB/RseB C-terminal domain-containing protein: MRAALFLPILIGLAAPAVAAPDAAQWLETMAQAERTQAFEGTFVYERDGDFSTYQIWHRVGDGAVQDRVLKLDGVASERVQSDGRTVCMTGRSLVGIAQLSHGAIASVDPLKLMSWYELRVAGASRVAGRDAVVVTLVPRDRDRYAFEMHLDSHTGLLLKSLLIDAKGRLLERLQYTRLQPGAPVLADLKSTANCKPVLHADSGSVPASLLAWRARWVPAGFELAHTGMRRSSVSSANVISLLYADGLAHFSVFLEPLNGAAARDTRVQLGPTAAVSRRLKTSDGELMITVVGEIPLGTAERIALSMQRQDVHAVR; encoded by the coding sequence ATGCGTGCGGCCCTGTTTCTGCCAATTCTGATTGGCCTGGCCGCACCTGCAGTCGCTGCACCCGATGCAGCGCAGTGGTTGGAAACGATGGCGCAAGCCGAACGTACCCAGGCTTTTGAAGGTACGTTCGTCTACGAGCGCGACGGTGACTTTTCTACCTACCAGATTTGGCACCGCGTCGGCGACGGCGCGGTGCAGGATCGTGTGCTCAAGCTCGATGGGGTCGCTTCCGAGCGTGTCCAGTCCGATGGTCGTACTGTCTGCATGACGGGGCGCTCGTTGGTAGGGATTGCGCAGTTGTCCCATGGCGCTATCGCCTCTGTCGACCCGCTCAAACTGATGTCTTGGTACGAACTGCGTGTGGCCGGAGCCTCCAGGGTAGCCGGGCGCGACGCTGTGGTCGTTACACTGGTGCCACGTGACCGCGACCGCTATGCCTTCGAGATGCATCTGGATTCGCACACGGGGCTGCTGCTCAAGTCTTTGTTGATCGACGCCAAGGGCCGCTTGCTCGAGCGCTTGCAGTACACGCGCTTGCAGCCAGGAGCGCCTGTGCTGGCCGACCTGAAATCCACGGCAAATTGTAAGCCTGTGTTGCATGCGGACAGTGGATCGGTACCCGCCAGCCTGCTTGCATGGCGGGCCAGGTGGGTGCCTGCCGGCTTCGAGTTGGCGCACACCGGCATGCGCAGATCCTCTGTCAGCAGTGCCAATGTCATCAGTCTGTTGTACGCCGACGGACTTGCGCATTTCTCGGTGTTTCTCGAGCCGCTCAATGGTGCTGCGGCGCGCGACACCCGCGTGCAGCTTGGCCCGACAGCGGCAGTTTCGCGAAGGCTGAAGACATCGGACGGTGAGTTGATGATCACCGTGGTGGGTGAAATTCCGTTGGGTACGGCGGAACGAATTGCGCTATCGATGCAGCGGCAGGACGTCCATGCCGTGCGCTGA